In Trifolium pratense cultivar HEN17-A07 linkage group LG7, ARS_RC_1.1, whole genome shotgun sequence, a genomic segment contains:
- the LOC123894716 gene encoding alpha-L-arabinofuranosidase 1-like, with amino-acid sequence MYFSHSFSGLLFSLIVCLVISECYADINANPNASQNISKLVIDAGSGRNIPDTLFGVFYEEINHAGAGGLWAELVNNRGFEGGVAANLPPIYPWKIIGENQSSITVSTDLSSCFERNKIALRMDILCQGTSCPSGGVGISNPGYWGMNVEQGKSYKVVFYVRALGPIDLEVSFVGTDDGVKLGSTNVNVDGLNVTKWSRMERIIKATGTNHNSSLQITTTNKGVLWLDQVSAMPLDTYKGHGFRSDLFKMVADLKPKFLRFPGGCYVEGDYIKNAFRWKDSVGPWEERAGHLDDIWHYWSDDGLGYFEGLQLAEDLGALPVWVFNNGFSHHDEVSTDLIQPFVDEALDGIEFARGPATSRWGSLRASMGHPEPFNLRFVAIGNEDCGKKYYEGNYMKFYEVIRRTYPDIQMISNCDGSDVPLNHPADIYDYHIYTNSQDMFSKHTKFDKSPRSGPKAFVSEYAVWKEDAGVGSLYAAVAEAAFLIGIERNSDVVSMVSYAPLLLNTNDRGWIPDAIVFNSYQSYGTPSYWVQRLFTESSGATLLNSTLQTSSPAIVASTIKYKNSQDGKNYLRVKVVNFGKDIENLEISINDIENLMDGLNTNLQPSASSMVVLTSSNIMDENSFSEPMKIVPRRSVFGDASNGMNVKLSPYSVTSLDLLF; translated from the exons ATGTATTTCTCACATTCCTTTAGCGGTTTACTTTTCTCTTTGATTGTGTGTTTGGTCATTTCTGAGTGCTATGCTGATATTAATGCTAATCCCAATGCTAGCCAGAACATATCAAAGTTAGTGATTGATGCAGGTTCTGGAAGAAATATTCCAGATACATTGTTTGGAGTATTTTATGAGGAGATTAATCATGCAGGAGCTGGGGGATTATGGGCAGAACTTGTGAATAATAGAGGCTTTGAAGGAGGAGTTGCTGCCAATCTTCCCCCCATTTATCCATGGAAAATTATTGGAGAGAATCAATCATCCATTACTGTATCAACTGATCTTTCCTCTTGTTTTGAGCGTAATAAAATTGCATTACGCATGGATATTCTATGTCAAGGAACATCTTGTCCAAGTGGTGGTGTTGGTATTTCCAATCCTGGTTATTGGGGCATGAATGTTGAACAAGGGAAAAGCTACAAAGTAGTTTTCTATGTTAGAGCACTTGGTCCAATTGATTTAGAAGTGTCATTTGTCGGAACAGACGATGGTGTAAAATTGGGTTCAACGAACGTAAACGTCGATGGACTTAATGTTACAAAATGGAGTAGGATGGAGAGAATTATTAAAGCTACAGGCACAAATCATAATTCTAGTCtacaaataacaacaacaaataaaggGGTATTATGGTTAGATCAAGTGTCAGCTATGCCTTTGGATACATATAAAGGTCATGGTTTCCGAAGTGATCTTTTTAAAATGGTGGCAGATTtgaaaccaaaatttttaaGATTCCCTGGTGGTTGTTATGTCGAAGGAGATTATATAAAAAATGCTTTTAGGTGGAAAGATTCAGTTGGGCCATGGGAAGAGAGAGCTGGTCACTTAGACGACATTTGGCATTATTGGAGTGACGATGGACTTGGTTATTTTGAGGGTCTTCAACTAGCAGAGGATCTTGGTGCATTACCTGTATGGGTGTTCAATAATGGTTTTAGCCATCACGATGAAGTTAGTACTGATTTAATTCAACCATTTGTGGATGAAGCTCTAGATGGCATTGAGTTTGCTAGAGGTCCTGCCACATCACGATGGGGTTCTCTTAGAGCTTCCATGGGACATCCTGAACCATTTAATTTGAGATTTGTTGCTATTGGAAATGAAGATTGTGGTAAAAAGTATTATGAAGGGAATTATATGAAATTCTATGAAGTTATACGACGTACTTATCCTGATATTCAGATGATATCAAACTGTGACGGTTCTGATGTACCACTAAACCATCCTGCAGATATCTATGATTACCATATTTATACAAATTCTCAAGACATGTTTTCCAAGCATACCAAGTTCGATAAGTCACCACGATCCGGTCCAAAGGCATTTGTTAGTGAGTATGCTGTTTGGAAGGAAGATGCAGGTGTTGGAAGTCTTTATGCAGCTGTTGCTGAAGCTGCATTCCTTATTGGAATTGAAAGGAATAGTGATGTAGTTAGTATGGTTTCATATGCACCCCTCCTTTTAAACACAAACGATAGAGGGTGGATACCAGATGCAATTGTTTTTAACTCTTATCAGAGTTATGGAACTCCAAGTTATTGGGTCCAACGACTCTTTACAGAATCTAGTGGAGCAACCTTACTTAATTCAACTCTCCAAACTTCTTCTCCTGCAATTGTTGCATCAACAATTAAGTATAAAAATTCTCAAGATGGGAAAAATTATCTAAGAGTAAAGGTGGTAAACTTTGGAAAAGACATTGAGAACTTAGAAATTTCAATAAACG ACATCGAAAACTTAATGGACGGCTTAAATACAAATTTGCAACCATCTGCTTCATCAATGGTGGTGCTTACGTCCTCCAATATAATGGATGAGAATTCCTTCTCAGAACCAATGAAGATTGTGCCTCGAAGATCTGTATTTGGGGATGCAAGCAATGGCATGAATGTTAAACTTTCTCCTTATTCAGTTACATCGTTAGATCTATTATTTTAA
- the LOC123894714 gene encoding proton pump-interactor BIP131-like isoform X2 → MELDELNFMSIKAANGGCFVEKLDKNSLNYLKLHGSKSLADEKKILRDIKIQQKEKDVDSFKSLEVLKERENVSNYESLKKTIEDQIKVVCDYMESGTKVKYGVKELDAINGEIYSLRAKLREKYNKKDEAYQRILKLKKMVSCNE, encoded by the exons ATGGAGCTTGATGAATTGAATTTCATGAGTATTAAAGCTGCAAATGGAGGATGTTTTGTGGAAAAGCTTGATAAAAat TCTTTGAATTATTTGAAGCTACATGGGAGTAAAAGTCTGGCTGACGAGAAAAAGATTCTAAGGGATATAAAGATTcaacaaaaagagaaagatgttgATTCATTCAAATCACTAGAAGTGCTTAAGGAAAGG GAAAATGTTTCCAACTATGAATCCTTGAAGAAAACTATAGAAGACCAAATCAAG GTTGTATGTGATTATATGGAGTCTGGCACCAAAGTTAAATATGGTGTGAAAGAACTAGATGCCATAAATGGAGAAATATATTCTCTGAGAGCAAAATTGAGAGAGAAGTATAACAAAAAGGATGAAGCATATCAAAggattttgaaattgaaaaaaatggtATCATGTAATGAATAA
- the LOC123896596 gene encoding alpha-L-arabinofuranosidase 1-like encodes MNLLHSFSVFFIVCLLISECHADANANVNASCIVSKLAIDASSGRHIPDTLFGVFYEEINHAGAGGIWAELVSNRGFEAGASSDGSIYPWKIIGENQSSIVVSTDRSSCFERNKVALRMDILCQGKSCPQAGVGISNPGYWGMNIEEGKTYKVVFYVRSLGPIDLQVSFIGSDDGAKLGSKKIMAHGLNVTQWSRMERTIKAKGSNHNSSLHITTKNKGVIWLDQVSAMPLDTHNGHGFRNDLFKMVADLKPKFFRFPGGCYVEGDFIKNAFRWKDTVGPWEERPGHLNDIWHYWSDDGLGYFEGLQLSEDLGALPIWVFNNGLSHHDEVGPSSIQPFVQEALEGIEFARGSATSRWGSLRASMGHPQPFNLRYVAIGNEDCGKLYYEENYKIFYDAIRHTYPDIQMISNCDASDLPLKHPADIYDYHIYTSSNDMFSKYTKFDKSPRSGPKAFVSEYAVWREDAGHGSLYAAVAEASFLIGIEKNSDAVSLVSYAPLLSNVNDNGWIPDAIFFNSHQSYGTPSYWLQQLFIESSGATFLNSTLQSSSTSIVASAIQYKNCKDGHNYIRVKVVNFGNTTESLGMSINGLQTNVQPTGSSMVVLTSSNKMDENSFSEPMKIVPQRSSLANANKDMNVELPPYSVTSFDLLI; translated from the coding sequence ATGAATTTGTTACATtcttttagtgttttttttattgtgtgttTGCTGATTTCTGAATGTCACGCTGATGCTAATGCTAATGTTAATGCTAGTTGCATCGTATCAAAACTAGCGATTGATGCAAGTTCTGGAAGGCATATTCCAGATACATTGTTTGGAGTATTTTATGAGGAGATTAATCATGCAGGAGCTGGGGGAATATGGGCTGAACTTGTGAGTAATAGAGGTTTTGAAGCAGGAGCTAGCTCCGATGGTTCCATTTATCCGTGGAAAATTATTGGAGAGAATCAATCATCAATTGTTGTATCGACTGATCGTTCTTCTTGTTTTGAACGTAATAAGGTTGCATTACGCATGGATATTCTTTGTCAAGGCAAATCTTGTCCACAAGCTGGTGTTGGTATCTCCAATCCTGGTTATTGGGGAATGAACATCGAAGAAGGGAAAACGTATAAAGTAGTCTTCTATGTTAGATCACTTGGTCCAATTGATTTACAAGTTTCATTTATCGGATCAGACGATGGTGCAAAATTaggttcaaaaaaaataatggctCATGGACTTAATGTTACACAATGGAGTAGGATGGAGAGAACAATTAAGGCTAAAGGTTCGAATCATAATTCAAGTCTAcatataacaacaaaaaataaaggggTAATATGGTTAGATCAAGTGTCAGCTATGCCTTTGGATACACATAATGGTCATGGTTTTCGAAATGATCTTTTTAAAATGGTGGCAGATTTGAAACCAAAATTTTTCAGGTTTCCTGGTGGTTGTTATGTTGAAggagattttataaaaaatgctTTTAGGTGGAAAGATACAGTTGGACCATGGGAAGAGAGACCTGGTCACTTAAATGACATTTGGCATTATTGGAGTGATGATGGACTTGGTTATTTTGAGGGTCTACAATTGTCAGAAGATCTTGGTGCGTTACCTATATGGGTGTTTAATAACGGTCTTAGCCACCATGATGAAGTTGGTCCTTCTTCAATTCAGCCATTTGTGCAAGAAGCTCTAGAAGGTATTGAGTTTGCTAGAGGTTCTGCCACGTCACGATGGGGTTCTCTTAGAGCTTCCATGGGACATCCTCAACCATTTAATTTGAGATATGTTGCTATCGGAAATGAAGATTGTGGTAAATTATACtatgaagaaaattataaaatattctaTGATGCTATAAGGCATACTTATCCTGATATTCAAATGATCTCAAACTGTGATGCATCTGATCTTCCACTAAAGCACCCAGCAGATATCTATGATTACCATATTTATACAAGTTCTAACGACATGTTTTCCAAGTATACCAAGTTTGATAAGTCACCGCGATCTGGTCCAAAGGCATTTGTTAGTGAGTATGCTGTTTGGAGGGAAGATGCTGGTCATGGAAGTTTGTATGCAGCCGTGGCTGAAGCTTCATTCCTTATTGGAATTGAAAAAAATAGTGATGCAGTAAGCCTAGTTTCATATGCACCCCTCCTTTCCAACGTAAATGACAATGGGTGGATACCagatgcaattttttttaactctcaTCAAAGTTATGGAACTCCGAGTTATTGGCTACAACAACTCTTTATTGAATCTAGTGGAGCAACCTTTCTTAATTCAACTCTCCAAAGTTCATCTACCTCAATTGTTGCATCCGCCATTCAGTATAAAAATTGTAAAGATGGACACAATTATATAAGAGTAAAAGTAGTAAATTTTGGTAACACCACTGAGAGCTTAGGGATGTCAATAAACGGCTTACAAACAAATGTGCAACCAACTGGTTCTTCAATGGTGGTACTTACATCCTCAAATAAAATGGACGAGAATTCCTTCTCGGAGCCAATGAAGATTGTGCCTCAACGATCTTCTCTTGCGAATGCAAACAAGGACATGAATGTTGAACTTCCTCCTTATTCAGTTACAtcatttgatttattaatttaa
- the LOC123896597 gene encoding alpha-L-arabinofuranosidase 1-like — translation MYFSHSFSGLLFSLIVCLVISECYADTNANPNASQNISKLVIDAGSGRNIPDTLFGVFYEEINHAGAGGLWAELVNNRGFEGGVPANLPPIYPWKIIGENQSSITVSTDLSSCFERNKIALRMDILCQGISCPSGGVGISNPGYWGMNVEQGKNYKVVFFVRALGPIDLEVSFVGTNDGIKLGSTNVNVDGLNVTKWSRMERIIKATGTNHNSSLQITTTNKGVLWLDQVSAMPLDTYKGHGFRSDLFKMVADLKPKFLRFPGGCYVEGDYIKNAFRWKDSVGPWEERAGHLDDIWHYWSDDGLGYFEGLQLAEDLGALPVWVFNNGFSHHDEVSTDAIQPFVDEALDGIEFARGPATSRWGSLRASMGHPEPFNLRFVAIGNEDCGKKYYEGNYMKFYEVIRRTYPDIQMISNCDGSDVPLNHPADIYDYHIYTNSQDMFSKHTKFDKSPRSGPKAFVSEYAVWKEDAGVGSLYAAVAEAAFLIGIERNSDVVSMVSYAPLLLNTNDRGWIPDAIVFNSYQSYGTPSYWVQRLFTESSGATLLNSTLETSSPAIVASTIKYKNSQDGKNYLRVKVVNFGKDIENLGISINGLNTNGQPSASSMVVLTSSNIMDENSFSEPMKIVPRRTIFGNASKDMNVKLSPYSVTSLDLLF, via the coding sequence ATGTATTTCTCACATTCCTTTAGCGGTTTACTTTTCTCTTTGATTGTGTGTTTGGTCATTTCTGAGTGCTATGCTGATACTAATGCTAATCCCAATGCTAGCCAGAACATATCAAAGTTAGTGATTGATGCAGGTTCTGGAAGAAATATTCCAGATACATTGTTTGGAGTATTTTATGAGGAGATTAATCATGCAGGAGCTGGGGGATTATGGGCAGAACTTGTGAATAATAGAGGCTTTGAAGGAGGAGTTCCTGCCAATCTTCCTCCCATTTATCCATGGAAAATTATTGGAGAGAATCAATCATCTATTACCGTATCAACTGATCTTTCCTCTTGTTTTGAGCGTAATAAAATTGCATTACGCATGGATATTCTATGTCAAGGAATATCTTGTCCAAGTGGTGGTGTTGGTATTTCCAATCCTGGTTATTGGGGCATGAATGTTGAACAAGGGAAAAACTACAAAGTAGTTTTCTTTGTTAGAGCACTTGGTCCAATTGATTTAGAAGTGTCATTTGTCGGAACAAACGATGGTATAAAATTGGGTTCAACGAACGTAAACGTCGATGGACTTAATGTTACAAAATGGAGTAGGATGGAGAGAATTATTAAAGCTACAGGTACAAATCATAATTCTAGTCtacaaataacaacaacaaataaaggAGTATTATGGTTAGATCAAGTGTCAGCTATGCCTTTGGATACATATAAAGGTCATGGTTTCCGAAGTGATCTTTTTAAAATGGTGGCAGATTtgaaaccaaaatttttaaGATTCCCCGGTGGTTGTTATGTCGAGGGAGATTATATAAAAAATGCTTTTAGGTGGAAAGATTCAGTTGGGCCATGGGAAGAGAGAGCTGGTCACTTAGACGATATTTGGCATTATTGGAGTGACGATGGACTTGGTTATTTTGAGGGTCTTCAACTAGCAGAGGATCTTGGTGCATTACCTGTATGGGTGTTCAATAATGGTTTTAGCCATCACGATGAAGTTAGTACTGATGCAATTCAACCATTTGTGGATGAAGCTCTAGATGGCATTGAGTTTGCTAGAGGTCCTGCCACATCACGATGGGGTTCTCTTAGAGCTTCCATGGGACATCCTGAACCATTTAATTTGAGATTTGTTGCTATTGGAAATGAAGATTGTGGTAAAAAGTACTATGAAGGGAATTATATGAAATTCTATGAAGTTATACGACGTACTTATCCTGATATTCAGATGATATCAAACTGTGACGGTTCTGATGTACCACTAAACCATCCTGCAGATATCTATGATTACCATATTTATACAAATTCTCAAGACATGTTTTCCAAGCATACCAAGTTCGATAAGTCACCACGATCCGGTCCAAAGGCATTTGTTAGTGAGTATGCTGTTTGGAAGGAAGATGCAGGTGTTGGAAGTCTTTATGCAGCTGTTGCTGAAGCAGCATTCCTTATTGGAATTGAAAGGAATAGTGATGTAGTTAGTATGGTTTCCTATGCACCCCTCCTTTTAAACACAAACGATAGAGGGTGGATACCAGATGCAATTGTTTTTAACTCTTATCAGAGTTATGGAACTCCAAGTTATTGGGTTCAACGACTCTTTACTGAATCTAGTGGAGCAACCTTACTTAATTCAACTCTCGAAACTTCTTCTCCTGCAATTGTTGCATCAACAATTAAGTATAAAAATTCTCAAGATGGGAAAAATTATCTAAGAGTAAAGGTGGTAAACTTTGGAAAAGACATTGAGAATTTAGGAATTTCAATAAACGGCTTAAATACAAATGGGCAACCATCTGCTTCATCAATGGTGGTGCTTACATCCTCCAATATAATGGATGAAAATTCCTTCTCAGAGCCAATGAAGATTGTGCCTCGAAGAACAATATTCGGGAATGCAAGCAAGGACATGAATGTTAAACTTTCTCCTTATTCGGTTACATCATTGGatctattattttaa
- the LOC123894715 gene encoding early nodulin-like protein 2, with protein sequence MDMMRANFVLIMSMIMLSFSLSYGYKFNVGGNDGWAVKPSKWYGQWAENNRFLINDTLYFKYTKGSDSVLVVSKKDYYSCNIGNAIQKLDGGDSTFTFDKSGPFFFISGNVENCKQGEKLIVVVLSPNHRKQGPSSAPSPSWSSPSPASTPVSNAPSPTSRAPTPALTPSLTPKSSAPSPTTKAPSPALTPARTPKSNAPSPTSKAPSPALTPASTPKSNAPSPTSKAPSPTSTPASNAPSPTSKTPSPLYTPPSDVPSPKSPAPSPDHSGSTRFGGFGVGLVVALIIGSFAI encoded by the exons ATGGATATGATGAGGgctaattttgttttgattatgtCAATGATCATGCTTAGTTTTTCATTGTCATATGGTTACAAATTTAACGTTGGTGGCAACGATGGTTGGGCAGTGAAACCTTCAAAATGGTATGGTCAATGGGCTGAGAATAATAGGTTCCTAATCAACGATACACTTT ATTTTAAGTATACCAAGGGATCTGATTCAGTGTTGGTGGTAAGCAAAAAAGACTACTACTCATGCAACATAGGGAATGCGATCCAGAAATTGGACGGTGGAGATTCAACTTTCACATTTGACAAATCAGGtccttttttcttcattagtgGAAACGTTGAAAATTGCAAACAGGGTGAAAAATTGATCGTTGTTGTTTTGTCACCAAATCATCGTAAACAAGGTCCATCATCAGCACCTTCACCATCATGGAGTTCCCCGTCACCGGCATCGACACCTGTATCGAATGCTCCTTCACCAACATCAAGGGCTCCTACACCGGCATTGACTCCTTCACTGACACCTAAATCAAGTGCTCCTTCACCAACAACGAAGGCTCCTTCACCTGCATTGACTCCAGCACGGACACCAAAATCAAATGCTCCTTCACCAACATCTAAGGCTCCTTCACCTGCATTGACTCCAGCATCGACACCTAAATCAAATGCTCCTTCACCAACATCGAAGGCTCCTTCACCAACATCGACTCCGGCATCCAATGCTCCTTCACCAACATCAAAGACTCCTTCACCATTATATACACCACCATCGGATGTTCCTTCACCAAAATCTCCGGCCCCATCTCCTGATCATTCGGGTTCTACTAGGTTCGGTGGTTTTGGTGTTGGATTGGTGGTTGCCTTGATCATTGGAAGCTTTGCTATTTAA